A genome region from Baekduia alba includes the following:
- the flgN gene encoding flagellar export chaperone FlgN — protein MSTTLAPAAPTAFGTDVLRHLDAQIASARRLLDAVLRQGAAIRNRDVDGVLARLGEMQAEMERRSSLERDRVRILTQAGGGLGIPPHTVTLDALAQLLNPNEALAAKGRSAELKGLLAEVQREHIVNRALMRQELSFLSHLTRQLGVDGEDVGYRPPSEPGATMRATLDPSAQPVRMRRALDLEA, from the coding sequence GTGAGCACGACGCTGGCCCCCGCCGCGCCGACCGCGTTCGGCACCGACGTCCTGCGCCACCTCGACGCGCAGATCGCCTCCGCCCGCCGGCTGCTGGACGCCGTCCTGCGCCAGGGCGCCGCGATCCGCAACCGCGACGTGGACGGCGTGCTCGCCCGCCTGGGCGAGATGCAGGCCGAGATGGAGCGTCGCTCCAGCTTGGAGCGCGACCGCGTCCGGATCCTCACGCAGGCCGGCGGCGGCCTCGGCATCCCGCCCCACACCGTCACGCTCGACGCGCTCGCGCAGCTGCTCAACCCGAACGAGGCGCTCGCCGCCAAGGGCCGCAGCGCCGAGCTCAAGGGCCTCCTCGCCGAGGTCCAGCGCGAGCACATCGTCAACCGCGCCCTCATGCGTCAGGAGCTCTCGTTCCTGTCGCACCTGACCCGCCAGCTCGGCGTGGACGGCGAGGACGTCGGCTACCGGCCGCCCAGCGAGCCGGGCGCGACGATGCGCGCCACCCTCGACCCGTCGGCCCAGCCGGTGCGCATGCGGCGCGCCCTGGACCTCGAGGCGTAG
- a CDS encoding flagellar hook-basal body protein yields the protein MYTAAAGMAAQQTRLDAVSSDLANVDTTGYKSARVAFRDLVYDDAQGYGAAKGVTIGAGSAATSIGRSSAQGALQDTKRTLDVALNGPGFLQVKLADGSKALTRDGNLEVAPDGRLRLSSGGQVLEPAIKVPAGADPDAIKIGSDGSVSYNNVALGQIKIVDVPAPTGLQGGPGNTYVATKASGATRAADKSTILTQGSLEASNVDEATAMTDMIEAQRAFQMASKAITTQDQVLEIANQVKK from the coding sequence ATGTACACGGCTGCCGCCGGCATGGCGGCACAGCAGACCCGTCTCGACGCGGTCTCCAGCGATCTCGCGAACGTCGACACGACGGGCTACAAGTCCGCCCGCGTCGCCTTCCGCGATCTCGTGTACGACGATGCCCAGGGCTACGGCGCCGCGAAGGGCGTCACCATCGGCGCCGGCTCGGCCGCCACGTCGATCGGCCGCAGCTCCGCCCAGGGCGCGCTGCAGGACACCAAGCGCACCCTCGACGTCGCGCTCAACGGCCCGGGCTTCCTCCAGGTCAAGCTCGCCGACGGCAGCAAGGCGCTCACGCGCGACGGCAACCTCGAGGTCGCCCCCGACGGCCGCCTCCGCCTCTCCAGCGGCGGCCAGGTCCTCGAGCCCGCCATCAAGGTCCCCGCCGGCGCCGACCCCGACGCGATCAAGATCGGCAGCGACGGCAGCGTCTCCTACAACAACGTCGCGCTCGGCCAGATCAAGATCGTCGACGTCCCCGCGCCCACCGGCCTCCAGGGCGGGCCGGGCAACACCTACGTGGCGACCAAGGCCAGCGGCGCGACGCGCGCGGCCGACAAGTCCACCATCTTGACGCAGGGCTCGCTCGAGGCCTCCAACGTCGACGAGGCCACGGCCATGACCGACATGATCGAGGCCCAGCGCGCCTTCCAGATGGCGAGCAAGGCCATCACCACCCAGGACCAGGTCCTGGAGATCGCCAACCAGGTGAAGAAGTGA
- a CDS encoding flagellar hook-basal body protein, which translates to MERGLYIAAAGMVAEMVRQDQIANDLANAATPGYKSDRSQQRSFSDLLLQNTKTGETVGSLGSGPLITKQVTDLSPEALRSTQEPLDLGIAGPGYFAVQTDKGVKYTRDGSFKAAADGTLTDQLGNSVLGTDRKPVKVNADGTVDTAKVGNFALTGVKKVGDANFSGTAAGAGKGEVQSGVLESSGVDAGRTMVDMMASLRAFEAGQKAIQTIDGTLQQAAGQVGTLPQ; encoded by the coding sequence ATGGAACGCGGGCTCTACATCGCCGCCGCCGGCATGGTCGCCGAGATGGTGCGGCAGGATCAGATCGCCAACGACCTCGCCAACGCGGCGACGCCGGGCTACAAGTCCGACCGCTCGCAACAGCGGTCGTTCTCCGATCTGCTCCTGCAGAACACCAAGACCGGCGAGACGGTCGGGAGCCTCGGCTCCGGTCCGCTCATCACCAAGCAGGTGACCGACCTCTCCCCCGAGGCGCTGCGCTCCACCCAGGAGCCGCTGGACCTCGGGATCGCCGGGCCCGGCTACTTCGCGGTCCAGACCGACAAGGGCGTCAAGTACACCCGCGACGGATCGTTCAAGGCAGCCGCCGACGGCACGCTGACCGACCAGCTCGGCAACTCCGTGCTGGGCACCGACCGCAAGCCGGTCAAGGTCAACGCCGACGGCACGGTGGACACCGCGAAGGTCGGCAACTTCGCGCTGACCGGCGTCAAGAAGGTCGGTGACGCCAACTTCTCGGGCACCGCCGCCGGCGCCGGCAAGGGCGAGGTCCAGTCGGGCGTCCTCGAGAGCTCCGGCGTCGACGCCGGTCGCACGATGGTCGACATGATGGCTTCCCTGCGCGCCTTCGAGGCGGGCCAGAAGGCCATCCAGACGATCGACGGCACGCTCCAGCAGGCCGCCGGTCAAGTCGGCACGCTGCCGCAGTAG
- a CDS encoding EscU/YscU/HrcU family type III secretion system export apparatus switch protein, which produces MPGRDRPKRAAALKYDQNPGHPPSAPKVVAAGAGLIAERIVEIAREQGVAVREDPALAEALARLELEQEIPPELFAAVAEVLVWAYGLDKQRRRTTPR; this is translated from the coding sequence GTGCCCGGGCGTGACCGGCCCAAGCGCGCCGCGGCGCTGAAGTACGACCAGAATCCGGGCCACCCACCCAGCGCGCCGAAGGTCGTGGCCGCCGGCGCCGGGCTGATCGCCGAGCGGATCGTGGAGATCGCCCGCGAGCAGGGCGTCGCGGTGCGCGAGGACCCCGCGTTGGCGGAGGCCCTGGCGCGGCTCGAGCTCGAGCAGGAGATCCCGCCCGAGCTCTTCGCCGCGGTGGCCGAGGTCCTGGTGTGGGCCTACGGCTTGGACAAGCAGCGTCGTCGAACGACCCCCCGCTAG
- a CDS encoding sigma-70 family RNA polymerase sigma factor has protein sequence MSLATAQTSKRRLSSEDTLALWKEYRRTDDRAVRDRLVLTFAPLVKYIVYKKVREMPARCEVEDFISCGLEALIQSIERYDPAKGATLEQYAWTRIHGAVLDELRRQDWAPRSVRRWERDIERAADEFTTLHGRRPTQPELAESMGTTVAELRKRRDEITQSDLTSLNTLVLSDDETTIERIDTIASTDASADPLHQAAKEQAKDKFREAFSRLPQREREVAVLLYVKNMTLAEIGEILGVSESRVCQIHGQLKKTLRTVLDDDAPLFQAVA, from the coding sequence ATGAGCCTCGCCACCGCCCAGACTTCCAAGCGCCGTCTGTCCTCGGAGGACACGCTGGCCCTCTGGAAGGAGTACCGCCGCACCGACGACCGCGCCGTGCGTGATCGTCTGGTCCTCACCTTCGCCCCCCTGGTGAAGTACATCGTCTACAAGAAGGTCCGCGAGATGCCGGCCCGCTGTGAGGTCGAGGACTTCATCAGCTGCGGCCTCGAGGCGCTGATCCAGTCGATCGAGCGCTACGACCCGGCCAAGGGCGCCACCCTCGAGCAGTACGCGTGGACCCGCATCCACGGCGCCGTGCTCGACGAGCTGCGCCGTCAGGACTGGGCCCCGCGCTCCGTCCGCCGCTGGGAGCGCGACATCGAGCGCGCCGCCGACGAGTTCACCACGTTGCACGGCCGCCGTCCCACGCAGCCCGAGCTGGCCGAGTCCATGGGCACCACCGTCGCCGAGCTGCGCAAGCGCCGCGACGAGATCACGCAGTCGGACCTGACGTCGCTCAACACGCTCGTCCTCTCCGACGACGAGACGACGATCGAGCGCATCGACACGATCGCCTCCACCGACGCGTCGGCCGACCCGCTGCACCAGGCGGCCAAGGAGCAGGCCAAGGACAAGTTCCGCGAGGCCTTCTCCCGCCTGCCGCAGCGCGAGCGCGAGGTCGCGGTCCTGCTCTACGTCAAGAACATGACGCTGGCCGAGATCGGCGAGATCCTCGGCGTCTCCGAGTCCCGCGTCTGCCAGATCCACGGCCAGCTCAAGAAGACGCTGCGCACCGTGCTGGACGACGACGCCCCGCTGTTCCAGGCCGTCGCGTAG
- a CDS encoding tetratricopeptide repeat-containing glycosyltransferase family 2 protein, whose translation MALRLVAPVDGPAKKTIGPATGAAAVATVTNRASALLDAHDLAGWRKLVDAAAELTDHNDRYQARRLLVESTLVRRSGAPAQTAERFLAGAVAALDALDDEPREPVLLNFAGVLLYELGAVVAAESLFRAAQRLDEQLADVGNNLRECKRRRQQGITTPQGLPAQVLRALRDIGPRAQRVAQKAVPAEGQTVSLCMIVKDEEAMLPRSLAAVAAFVDELIVVDTGSSDRTVEIAESFGATVLHHEWDGDFSAARNVGLDAATSDWLMYLDADEVLVDGEGERLRELLGHTWREGIFLVETNHVGEIGDGAAVQHNALRVFRNRPEYRFTGRVHEQFAHKLPTQPERIEYSRVRIEHFGYLGAVRDAKEKSRRNLELLQRQLAEGVDTPFLHFNLGSERAAAGDVAGSLVHLGRAWALLLDDPQRLEMGFFPSLAARLVKALNANRRHADAIKMGEEVLALLPDFTDIVLEQAMAYRGLSERERAVEKLEQCVAMGDAPSKYSATVGAGTFHARNILAETLIDAGRLDEAAVHLEHVLEHHPDFVGCVEPYARVLLRRGTPAADVVARVAELVPAPTPAQRFLLAVPFYEAGAIAEAEIELHAVLDAQPGAHAARVALAEAELSKGDLAAAARIAAEVPIDAPHAPAAARTLLFAHLAAGADAAVLDEAFAYARDAGVNGPELAALAAWRGGPDAPASVPAQAQPLLTAMLEALARLEAFDAFERLAGVVERLDVAWREQRELLAGVYYRRGFLDSAAREWFGVVERLGAPDERALLGMALLADAQGLPDDAELLRAEAKTLAQAAA comes from the coding sequence ATGGCGCTTCGCCTCGTCGCGCCGGTCGACGGACCGGCCAAGAAGACCATCGGCCCCGCCACGGGCGCGGCCGCCGTGGCCACGGTCACCAACCGTGCCTCCGCCCTGCTGGACGCGCACGACCTCGCGGGCTGGCGCAAGCTGGTCGACGCCGCCGCGGAGCTGACCGACCACAACGACCGCTACCAGGCCCGCCGCCTGCTGGTCGAGTCCACGCTCGTCCGCCGCAGCGGCGCCCCCGCGCAGACCGCCGAGCGCTTCCTCGCCGGCGCCGTCGCGGCGCTGGACGCGCTCGACGACGAGCCGCGCGAGCCCGTCCTCCTGAACTTCGCCGGCGTCCTGCTCTACGAGCTCGGCGCGGTCGTCGCGGCCGAGTCGCTCTTCCGCGCCGCCCAGCGCCTGGACGAGCAGCTGGCCGACGTCGGCAACAACCTGCGCGAGTGCAAGCGGCGCCGCCAGCAGGGCATCACCACGCCGCAGGGCCTGCCGGCGCAGGTGCTGCGCGCGCTGCGCGACATCGGCCCGCGCGCCCAGCGCGTTGCCCAGAAGGCCGTGCCGGCTGAGGGCCAGACCGTCTCGCTGTGCATGATCGTCAAGGACGAGGAGGCGATGCTCCCGCGCTCGCTGGCCGCCGTCGCGGCCTTCGTCGACGAGCTGATCGTCGTCGACACCGGCTCCTCGGACCGCACGGTCGAGATCGCCGAGTCGTTCGGCGCGACCGTCCTGCACCACGAATGGGACGGCGACTTCTCGGCCGCCCGCAACGTCGGCCTCGACGCCGCGACCTCGGACTGGCTCATGTACCTCGACGCCGACGAGGTTCTCGTCGACGGCGAGGGCGAGCGCCTGCGCGAGCTGCTCGGCCACACCTGGCGCGAGGGCATCTTCCTCGTCGAGACCAACCACGTCGGCGAGATCGGCGACGGCGCCGCCGTCCAGCACAACGCGCTGCGCGTGTTCAGGAACCGCCCCGAGTACCGCTTCACGGGCCGCGTCCACGAGCAGTTCGCCCACAAGCTCCCGACCCAGCCCGAGCGCATCGAGTACTCACGCGTCCGGATCGAGCACTTCGGCTACCTCGGCGCCGTCCGCGACGCCAAGGAGAAGTCGCGGCGCAACCTCGAGCTTCTGCAGCGCCAGCTGGCCGAGGGCGTCGACACGCCGTTCCTGCACTTCAACCTCGGCTCCGAGCGCGCCGCCGCCGGCGACGTCGCCGGCTCGCTGGTCCACCTCGGCCGCGCCTGGGCCCTGCTGCTCGACGACCCGCAGCGCCTGGAGATGGGCTTCTTCCCGTCGCTGGCCGCGCGCCTGGTCAAGGCGCTGAACGCCAACCGCCGCCACGCCGACGCCATCAAGATGGGCGAGGAGGTCCTGGCGCTGCTGCCGGACTTCACCGACATCGTGCTCGAGCAGGCGATGGCCTACCGCGGCCTGAGCGAGCGCGAGCGGGCGGTGGAGAAGCTCGAGCAGTGCGTCGCGATGGGCGACGCGCCGTCGAAGTACAGCGCCACGGTCGGCGCCGGCACCTTCCACGCCCGCAACATCCTGGCCGAGACGCTGATCGACGCCGGCCGCCTCGACGAGGCCGCCGTCCACCTCGAGCACGTCCTCGAGCACCACCCGGACTTCGTCGGCTGCGTCGAGCCCTACGCGCGCGTCCTGCTGCGCCGCGGCACGCCGGCCGCCGACGTCGTCGCCCGCGTCGCCGAGCTGGTCCCCGCGCCGACGCCGGCCCAGCGCTTCCTGCTGGCGGTGCCGTTCTACGAGGCCGGCGCGATCGCCGAGGCCGAGATCGAGCTCCACGCCGTCCTCGACGCCCAACCCGGCGCCCACGCCGCGCGCGTGGCGCTCGCCGAGGCCGAGCTGTCCAAGGGCGATCTGGCGGCCGCGGCGCGGATCGCCGCCGAGGTCCCGATCGACGCGCCGCACGCCCCGGCCGCCGCGCGCACCCTGCTCTTCGCCCACCTCGCCGCGGGCGCCGACGCGGCCGTGCTGGACGAGGCCTTCGCCTACGCCCGCGACGCCGGCGTCAACGGTCCCGAGCTCGCCGCGCTGGCCGCGTGGCGCGGCGGCCCCGACGCCCCGGCGAGCGTGCCGGCGCAGGCCCAGCCTCTGCTGACCGCGATGCTCGAGGCGCTCGCGCGCCTGGAGGCCTTCGACGCGTTCGAGCGCCTCGCGGGCGTCGTCGAGCGCCTCGACGTCGCCTGGCGCGAGCAGCGCGAGCTGCTGGCCGGGGTCTACTACCGCCGCGGCTTCCTCGACTCCGCCGCCCGCGAGTGGTTCGGCGTGGTCGAGCGGCTGGGCGCCCCGGACGAGCGCGCGCTGCTCGGGATGGCGCTGCTGGCCGACGCCCAGGGCCTCCCCGACGACGCCGAGCTGCTGCGCGCCGAGGCCAAGACGCTCGCGCAGGCGGCCGCCTGA
- the fliD gene encoding flagellar filament capping protein FliD, whose amino-acid sequence MAGIQMSGLVSGLDTASIIDQLMAVEKLPRTKITLDQDSTTKKQSLLQDLSAKLTTLKFANDDLKSFLSWGDTQTVESADASKLTVTRTGGAAPGGYDVAVNQLASAARQTYKFVSPAADGTLDIANADGTPRASIALKAGASIDDAVGAINSSTSSNLFAVNVNGNLVLSAKTTGDQSGFGVAGAAIDSQLESVAGQNAKVTINGTAYERQSNTITDALPGVSMTLKGKTATGATVGMTVGNPGPDKDKIVTKVKAFVTAYNDVVTAARAGLSEKPVVNAATTADVQKGTLFGDSGLTTMLSQFRTTLSNPVAGLSGTYNSMGALGITTGAASATLNQDSLDGKLTLDEDKLRAALDADPNVVKSLLGGTSGTNGFAQGFGSILANYQGSNGLIQSRITSATSDLTDMSTKLTNFDARMDAKQALLQKQFTAMETALSASNSAGSSLSGLVSSMTANN is encoded by the coding sequence ATGGCGGGCATCCAGATGAGCGGCCTGGTCTCGGGCCTCGACACGGCCTCGATCATCGACCAGCTCATGGCGGTCGAGAAGCTGCCGCGCACGAAGATCACGCTGGACCAGGACTCGACGACCAAGAAGCAGAGCCTGCTGCAGGACCTGTCGGCGAAGCTGACGACGCTGAAGTTCGCCAACGACGACCTGAAGTCGTTCCTCAGCTGGGGCGACACGCAGACCGTCGAGAGCGCCGACGCGAGCAAGCTGACGGTCACGCGCACCGGCGGCGCCGCACCCGGCGGCTACGACGTCGCCGTCAACCAGCTCGCGTCCGCCGCGCGCCAGACCTACAAGTTCGTCAGCCCGGCGGCCGACGGCACGCTGGACATCGCCAACGCCGACGGCACGCCGCGCGCCTCGATCGCGCTGAAGGCCGGCGCGTCGATCGACGACGCGGTCGGGGCGATCAACAGCTCCACGAGCTCCAACCTCTTCGCCGTCAACGTCAACGGCAACCTGGTCCTCAGCGCCAAGACGACCGGCGACCAGAGCGGCTTCGGCGTCGCCGGCGCGGCCATCGACTCCCAGTTGGAGAGCGTCGCGGGCCAGAACGCCAAGGTCACGATCAACGGGACGGCCTACGAGCGCCAGTCCAACACGATCACCGACGCGCTGCCCGGCGTGTCGATGACGTTGAAGGGCAAGACGGCGACGGGCGCCACGGTCGGGATGACCGTCGGCAATCCCGGGCCCGACAAGGACAAGATCGTCACGAAGGTCAAGGCGTTCGTCACGGCCTACAACGACGTCGTCACCGCCGCGCGCGCCGGCCTGTCCGAGAAGCCGGTCGTCAACGCGGCGACCACGGCCGACGTCCAGAAGGGCACGCTCTTCGGCGACTCGGGGCTGACGACGATGCTGTCGCAGTTCCGCACGACGCTGTCCAACCCGGTCGCCGGCCTGTCGGGCACCTACAACTCGATGGGCGCGCTGGGCATCACGACCGGCGCCGCGAGCGCGACGCTCAACCAGGACTCGCTCGACGGCAAGCTGACGCTCGACGAAGACAAGCTGCGCGCGGCGCTGGACGCCGACCCCAACGTGGTCAAGAGCCTGCTGGGCGGGACCAGCGGCACCAACGGCTTCGCCCAGGGCTTCGGGTCGATCCTGGCCAACTACCAGGGCAGCAACGGGCTGATCCAGTCACGGATCACGTCGGCGACGTCCGACCTCACCGACATGTCGACGAAGCTCACGAACTTCGACGCGCGCATGGACGCCAAGCAGGCGCTCCTGCAGAAGCAGTTCACGGCGATGGAGACGGCGCTGTCGGCCAGCAACTCCGCCGGCTCGAGCCTGTCGGGCCTCGTCTCCTCGATGACCGCGAACAACTAG
- the fliS gene encoding flagellar export chaperone FliS, with protein MNPYASPQSYRDSAVLTASPEQLVVMLYDGAVRFLRQAEVAMNEGAWLHSFEKLGRAEAILDELLATLNLETGEIAERLQAIYIFCKKTLIEARIQRQGEKIGQVVALLANLREAWAKLAEQASAAAPASA; from the coding sequence ATGAACCCCTACGCCAGCCCGCAGTCCTACCGCGACTCCGCGGTCCTGACCGCCTCACCCGAGCAGCTCGTCGTGATGCTGTACGACGGGGCCGTCCGGTTCCTGCGCCAGGCCGAGGTCGCCATGAACGAGGGCGCCTGGCTGCACAGCTTCGAGAAGCTCGGCCGGGCCGAGGCGATCCTCGACGAGCTGCTCGCGACGCTGAACCTGGAGACCGGCGAGATCGCCGAGCGCCTCCAGGCCATCTACATCTTCTGCAAGAAGACGCTGATCGAGGCGCGCATCCAGCGCCAGGGCGAGAAGATCGGCCAGGTCGTCGCGCTGCTCGCCAACCTGCGCGAGGCGTGGGCCAAGCTCGCCGAGCAGGCCTCGGCCGCCGCCCCGGCCTCCGCCTGA
- a CDS encoding flagellar basal body rod protein FlgB — translation MDLFDTTQIGLERALSGSSLRQQAIAQNIANVNTPGYRRQDVDFQSALAAAWDGGEHKVESVAPATEADMSSVMRVDGSSVDIDQEAATQAQNGLQYEAVSSVMKTRVNILKTAIGSM, via the coding sequence ATGGACCTCTTCGACACCACTCAGATCGGCCTCGAGCGCGCCCTCTCCGGCTCCTCGCTGCGCCAGCAGGCGATCGCGCAGAACATCGCGAACGTCAACACCCCCGGCTACCGCCGCCAGGACGTCGACTTCCAGTCGGCTCTCGCCGCGGCCTGGGACGGGGGCGAGCACAAGGTGGAGAGCGTGGCGCCGGCCACCGAGGCCGACATGAGCTCGGTGATGCGCGTCGACGGCAGCTCCGTCGACATCGACCAGGAGGCCGCGACGCAGGCCCAGAACGGGCTGCAGTACGAGGCCGTCTCGTCGGTGATGAAGACGCGCGTGAACATCCTCAAGACCGCGATCGGGAGCATGTGA
- the flgC gene encoding flagellar basal body rod protein FlgC has protein sequence MGLFDAIDASGSGLTAERLRMDVTSENLANAETTKGADGQPYRRKEVVVQEAGGAATTFASVLSGIQGRGAGGAGVTNGVKVAGIVEDQTALKRIYDPGHPDADKNGYVTMPNVNTVTEMTDLISSSRAYEANVTAMQTAKTMFSKTLDLLR, from the coding sequence ATGGGCCTGTTCGACGCGATCGACGCCTCCGGGTCCGGCCTCACGGCCGAGCGCCTGCGGATGGACGTCACCTCCGAGAACCTCGCCAACGCCGAGACGACCAAGGGCGCCGATGGGCAGCCCTACCGCCGCAAGGAGGTCGTCGTCCAGGAGGCCGGTGGCGCGGCGACGACGTTCGCCTCGGTGCTCTCGGGCATCCAGGGCCGCGGCGCCGGCGGCGCCGGCGTCACCAACGGCGTGAAGGTCGCCGGGATCGTCGAGGACCAGACCGCGCTCAAGCGGATCTACGACCCCGGCCACCCCGACGCCGACAAGAACGGCTACGTGACGATGCCCAACGTCAACACGGTGACGGAGATGACCGACCTCATCTCGTCCTCCCGCGCCTACGAGGCCAACGTCACGGCGATGCAGACCGCCAAGACGATGTTCTCCAAGACCTTGGACCTCCTGCGCTGA
- a CDS encoding flagellar hook-basal body complex protein FliE, which yields MAIKGIGGGAEWNVGAVDGTPVAGGGGPSFASALGNQLGALEKSQNAAADASRSLADGTATDPTQAVVAVERAQLSMQLAAQLRTKGTEALQELLRTQV from the coding sequence ATGGCGATCAAGGGCATCGGCGGCGGCGCCGAATGGAACGTCGGCGCGGTCGACGGCACGCCGGTCGCCGGCGGTGGCGGACCCTCCTTCGCCTCCGCGCTCGGCAACCAGCTCGGCGCGCTCGAGAAGTCCCAGAACGCCGCGGCCGACGCGTCGCGCTCGCTGGCCGACGGTACGGCCACGGACCCGACGCAGGCGGTTGTCGCGGTAGAGCGCGCGCAGCTGTCGATGCAGCTGGCGGCGCAGTTGCGCACCAAGGGCACCGAAGCCCTCCAAGAACTCCTTCGCACCCAGGTCTAA
- the fliF gene encoding flagellar basal-body MS-ring/collar protein FliF gives MSLRGKLTLAACALAFLAASLFIVKMASKPSYTTVMTGVDPAKTTQITTALTSAGVPFELQNGGTAVAVQKGKETAANVALASKGLNGGVTQPGFEILDKQKLGASSQQQQVAYQRGLEGEIANTVSQIDGAGGATVNLTLGQDNLFADESQPATAAVLIPNDASGMDPAAIKGIANLVAASVPKLKSSAVTITDGSGTMLWPQGDGAGGGSEGLPNKTAAEARYNASTQSAVQAMLDRTLGTNKAQVIVHSDLDVNKTDEQKLSYDTKNVVPLTSETTDESLKGTGSTSGGKTGTASNLPGYAASGGTSGGNNDYKNKSEKVTNGAGKTITKTTIAPGAVNRMDVAVMLDKSVKLDATQLSQLKASIGSAAGLQIAQRKDTLNVTQNMSFAPVAAAAKSGGPIPAAFSGILKGAGIGLGALLFLFFVTRHLRRRERGELIDEPSWLKSLEAARPTAELMPMPDFTSDASANDVAIATADPRRKQLDNIIHDEPERVAAHLRQWVTEDNK, from the coding sequence ATGTCCCTGCGCGGCAAGCTCACGCTTGCCGCCTGCGCGCTCGCCTTCCTCGCCGCGTCGTTGTTCATCGTCAAGATGGCCTCCAAGCCGTCCTACACGACGGTGATGACCGGCGTCGACCCCGCCAAGACCACGCAGATCACCACGGCGCTCACCTCCGCCGGCGTTCCCTTCGAGCTCCAGAACGGAGGCACGGCGGTGGCCGTGCAGAAGGGCAAGGAGACGGCGGCCAACGTCGCGCTCGCCAGCAAGGGCCTCAACGGCGGCGTCACCCAGCCCGGCTTCGAGATCCTCGACAAGCAGAAGCTCGGCGCCTCCAGCCAGCAGCAGCAGGTCGCCTACCAGCGTGGCCTCGAGGGCGAGATCGCCAACACGGTCTCCCAGATCGACGGCGCCGGCGGCGCCACGGTCAACCTCACGCTCGGCCAGGACAACCTCTTCGCCGACGAGTCGCAGCCCGCGACCGCCGCGGTCCTGATCCCCAACGACGCGTCGGGCATGGACCCGGCCGCGATCAAGGGCATCGCCAACCTGGTCGCCGCGTCGGTGCCCAAGCTCAAGTCCAGCGCGGTGACGATCACCGACGGCTCGGGCACGATGCTGTGGCCGCAGGGCGACGGCGCGGGCGGGGGCTCCGAGGGCCTGCCCAACAAGACCGCGGCCGAGGCGCGCTACAACGCCTCGACCCAGTCCGCCGTCCAGGCGATGCTCGACCGCACGCTGGGCACCAACAAGGCGCAGGTCATCGTCCACTCCGACCTCGACGTCAACAAGACCGACGAGCAGAAGCTCAGCTACGACACCAAGAACGTCGTGCCGCTGACGTCGGAGACGACCGACGAGTCGCTGAAGGGCACCGGCTCGACGTCGGGCGGCAAGACGGGCACGGCCAGCAACCTGCCGGGCTACGCCGCGAGCGGCGGCACCAGCGGCGGCAACAACGACTACAAGAACAAGTCCGAGAAGGTCACCAACGGCGCCGGCAAGACCATCACCAAGACGACGATCGCCCCCGGCGCGGTCAACCGCATGGACGTCGCCGTCATGTTGGACAAGTCGGTCAAGCTCGACGCGACGCAGCTGTCGCAGCTCAAGGCGTCGATCGGCTCGGCCGCCGGCCTGCAGATCGCGCAGCGCAAGGACACGCTGAACGTGACGCAGAACATGAGCTTCGCGCCGGTCGCGGCCGCGGCGAAGTCCGGTGGCCCGATCCCCGCCGCCTTCTCCGGCATCCTCAAGGGTGCGGGCATCGGCCTCGGCGCGCTGCTGTTCCTGTTCTTCGTCACCCGCCACCTGCGGCGCCGCGAGCGCGGCGAGCTGATCGACGAGCCGTCCTGGCTGAAGTCGCTGGAGGCCGCCCGGCCGACCGCCGAGCTCATGCCGATGCCGGACTTCACGTCCGACGCCTCGGCGAACGACGTGGCGATCGCCACGGCCGACCCGCGCCGCAAGCAGTTGGACAACATCATCCACGACGAGCCCGAGCGCGTGGCCGCGCACCTCCGTCAGTGGGTCACGGAGGACAACAAGTGA